In Gemmatimonadota bacterium, the genomic stretch GCAGTTCCGGATCGGTCGCGACATTCCCGACCTCTCCAAGATCCTTCACAATCTCCATGCGGCGGCTTCGGGTGGGCACACGACGCCCGAGATAGTCCACCACCTGCGACACGATGGGGTCGACCTCGTGGGGCTCCAGCTTCGGAGACGACCCGATTCGCTCGAAGCGTTCCGCAATCTTCGTCAGGCGGGAAATGTCGCGGCGCATCTCCATCAGCGTGGAATCGTCAACGGGGCGCTCCTTCTCCGCCTCCAGAAGATCCACCCAGCCCATGAGCGACGAGATGGGCGTCCCGAGTTGGTGGGCCGTCTCTCTGGCCATGCCGACCCAGATGCTGCGCTTCTCGCTCCAGCGAATGGACCGCAACCCGAGGTAGGCGAAGATCAAGAGAAACGCCCCAATCCCGATCTGGATGATCGGCATCAGACGAAGCTGCGCTACCAGCGGGGAGTTCCCGTAATGGATGTGCCCGGAAACCTGGCCGGTCTCGGAATGCACCATCGGGATGGGGGTATGCTCCGTGTCCATTTTCCACGCCAGGCCGAGGAGGGTGGATACCGGCCCGCTGGGCGGATTGGACGGGTCTGTCGTTGCGAACACTCCAAAGGGCACGGCATCCGAAGGCACCTCCGTGCCTTTCCACGCCCACGGCACGCCTCGACGATCCGTGACAACAATGGGGAAGTCCACCTGCTCCATCAGTTCGACGAAGATACCGCGCACATCCCGATCTTCGGAGGCCGTGAGCGTCGCGGATGCGGCAAATCGGGCGAACACATCCGTGAAGAGAATCGTCTGCTGTTCAAGACGGCCCGCAATGCGGCTGGTAAAGAAGAGCGACCCAAGCGCAAGGGCCAACATTCCGAGGAAAGGAAGATTCCTCGTCAGCACCGCTGAAGCCGGAAGAAACCGTGGTCGTGTCATGGACTCCCGCTCCGGAGAATCACCGGTAACTGGCGAGGTAGTCCCGGGCGCCTTCCCCGACGAAGAGTTTCGCAAGCCGGATGCCCAGTCCCTCTGCTTCGGTAAGCTCCCCTTCGAGTTCGTCGCGCATGACCGCCCCGGACACGGTGTCGGCCAGAAGCCCTCTCAACACAAGGCCGTCCTCTCCCTGTTCGCCATGAACCGCCACCGGGTCCGACATACGCACATCCAGTTCACGCAGGAAGGCCCGTTCCGCCAGAACGATGTTCCGTGTGGTCTCGTCATCCAGAAGGGCGGCCACCTCCCGGGTCTTCGCGTCTCCTTCGCGCACAAGAACGGCAAAGCTCCCCTGCCCCGCCGCGGGGAGAATGATCTCGGGTGTGAATACTTCCGCAACCATCCCTTCCCAGCGCAGCGTCTCGACATCCTCGGCGGCCACGACGAAGGCCGAGACCTCTCCGGCCTCCAGTTGCTGCATCAGTCGATCCACCGTTCCCTCCACCTGCCGGATCTCCAGATTCCCGAGAAACCTGCCCAACTGCACCGCCACGCGGGCGGACTCCACGCCCACCACTGTGGCATCCTGCAGATCCTCCAGAAGGTCCCCGTCCCGGGAGACAAGAACATCGAACGGGTCCACCCGAGTCGTACACGCCGCAAGCTCCACACCATCCACCGGGCGGATGGGAAGTTCCCGCGCGCCTCGAATGTGCATGTCGATCATCCCGGCCGCGAGGGCGTCCTGAATGGGGTGGTCCTCCCCGTTCGCACCGGGGAAGTCGCTGAACTCAAACTGCACGCCGGCTTCTTCCGCAAGACGACCCAGGACAATCGCGGTCTGGGCACGGCAGAACTCCGTCCCCCGGCATCCGACACGAATCACTCGTTTCTCGCTCAATCCAGTCTCCGATTGATGGTCACAGGCGGCGCCCGATCAGGCGGATGGACCTCTGATTCGCAGGCTATCAGAGCGTTTCGCAAGCGGTCAAGGCGTGGCCGGAGGGGCTTCCCCGGAGGCGCTCTCCGGAACGGGAGCCCGACGACACAAGAACAAGCCGAACCCGATGTAGGAGAACAGGACCGCCGCGGAGAGCGTCACCGTGGCCGGATCGAAGGCCAACGCGTCGAGAAGCACAGCCACGGCACAGGACAGGAGACACACGCCGTATATGGTCAGCGCAGTGGCGCGCGGCCCGGCGAGAATGCGGCACAGACGGTGGCTGGAGTGATCCCGGCCGCCCTGCGTCAGGCTTTGCCCCCGCGCGTATCGGGTCACGCTGACCAGCGTAATGTCGAACACGGGATACGACAAAACCAGAACGGGTACAAGCAAGGCCGCCGGAGTTTCCGCGCCCCAGGCAATAATCCATCCGGAACACCCCAGCGCATACCCGAGAAAGAGGCTCCCCCCGTCCCCGAGGAAAATCGACGCGGGACTGAAGTTGTAGCGCACAAACCCGATAGACGCCCCACAGAGGGCCGCCGCACCGATCGCAATCCACGGCCTTCCCATCGACATGCCGAGAAAGACAAACGCAAGTGCCGCGACCGCGGTGATCCCGGGGGAGACACCATCCATGTTGTCGAGGAAGTTCATCGCGTTCGTGAGGCCGACAATCCAGATGAGGGACAGCACAATCCAGATCGGCGTGGCAAAGAAGGCGTCGCCCGGGCCTCCGCTGGCAAGGAAGATCACTGCGGCGACCACCTGTCCCAGAAGCTTCGGAAACCAGGACAGATTCACCCGATCATCCACCACACCCATCGTGGATACGAGAAGCGCCCCCACGACGAATCCCAGAAAGCGGCTCCCCGGCGGATCGCCCAGGAGCGCCCATCCGGCGAGTCCTCCCGCAAGGAACCCGGCGACGACCGCGACGCCTCCCAGGAGTGGGGTCGCACGCTCGTGAACACCACGGCCGGAGGGATATGCCAGAAAATCGGTCGCGATCGCCACGCGGCGAGCAACGGGCGTCGCGAGAAGAGCCCCGACCAGCCCTCCGACCAGTGCGCCGAAAACCGGAATCACGCGCACCCCCAAAGAGAGCGGGTCAGAAACCGAGCGAATACCGGACGGTGCCTCCCGGGGGTGTCAGAGGACCGCGACGGACTCTGCGCCCCGGAACGATTCAATGACTCCCAGCAGTATGTCGTCCAGCGATCTCGTCGGGCGGTACCCGATGTACTCGCCGATCTTCACCAGTGAGGGGACGCGCCGACGCATATCCTCGAATCCGGCGGAGAACGCCTGGTCGTAGGGAATCAGTTCGATGGGTGAGTCGCTGTCCGTGAGTTTCTTCACTCGTTCGGCAAGCTGCAAGATGGTCACTTCTTCGTCGTTCCCCAGATTGAAAATCTGGCCCCATGCGCGGTCGCAGTCGATCAGAGAGACCACACCCTCCACAACATCGAAGACCGAACCGAAACAGCGGGACTGCTGTCCGTCACCGTGAACAGAGATGGGATCCCCGGCAAGGGCCGCACGAACAAAGCGCGGCACAACCATTCCATAACGCCCGCGCTGCCGGGGACCGCAGGTGTTGAAGCAACGCACGATCTGGACGGGAAGGTCTCGCTCGCGGTGGTAAGCCAGTGCGAGAATCTCATCGACCGCCTTGGCTGTAGAGTAACTCCAGCGCTGAACCGTGGTCGACCCGAGGACCCGGTCGGAGTCCTCCTTGAAGGGAACGACGGCGGCCTTTCCGTAGATCTCCGAGGTCGAGAAGAGGATCACCCGGGTCTCGTGGCGGTCCGCCGATTCCAGGACATTCTCGGTGCCCCGGATGTTGACCCGCATGGACTGCAACGGATGCTCGATGACATACTTCACGCCTACCGCCGCCGCCAGATGGACGACCAGGTCGGAGTCGCGAATCAGTTCATCGAGAACATCTGCGCTCAGCACCGTGTCCACGACTGTACGGACGGCGCCGGTCTCTTCATGCTGAGACAGGTTCTCCAGGCGGCCGGTGGAGAGATCGTCCAGAACGACCACCTGATCCCCACGGGCCACCAGAAGATCGACCAGGTGCGAGCCGATGAAGCCGGCTCCCCCGGTGACGAGTACGCGCATTCGGTCCCCACCCTTCATAAAAAAGTTCAGAATAGAAACAACTACCACTCAGCCCTGTCTGACGCAAGCAGGACCACTCTCCCCCAACCGTCCAAGCCCGACAACCCCACGGAGGCGGGCCCTGTCAGTACCCCTCGTTCCGGAACCACTGGACGGTCTCCGCAAGCCCGTCCGACAGCTCAACCTGCGGCTCCCATCCGAGTTTCGCCTTCGCGGTGGAAATGTCCGGCTGCCGGATTTTGGGGTCGTCCTCGGGAAGGGGTCTGTTGGTGACCGAAACCCGGGACCCCGTCGCCTCCTTCACGGCCTCCGCAAAGCCGCGAATGGTCAGTTCATGGGGATTCCCCAGATTCACGGGGTCGTTGAGGTCCGAGAGAAGCAGGCGATAGATGCCCTCGATCAGGTCGGTCACAAAGCAGAACGATCTCGTCTGCTCCCCGTCCCCGAAGATCGTGAGTGACTCTCCGGCCAGCGCCTGGGTGATGAATGTCGGGACGACCCGGCCGTCCTTCGCACGCATCCGCGGACCATAGGTGTTGAAGATCCGAACGATCTTCGTGTCCAGCCCGTGAGACCGATGGTAGGCCATGGTCATGGCCTCACCGAACCTCTTGGCTTCGTCGTAAACGCCCCGCGGCCCAATGGGGTTCACGTTCCCCCAGTAGTCTTCCTGCTGCGGGTGCACAAGCGGATCCCCGTACAC encodes the following:
- a CDS encoding SDR family oxidoreductase, producing the protein MRILVTGAAGFLGSHLCDRLLAEDHEVVGMDNLITGNIRNIEHLAGNDRFQFIHHDVTEYIFLSGHLDALLHFASPASPIDYLELPIQTLKVGALGTHKVLGLAREKGARVLIASSSEVYGDPLVHPQQEDYWGNVNPIGPRGVYDEAKRFGEAMTMAYHRSHGLDTKIVRIFNTYGPRMRAKDGRVVPTFITQALAGESLTIFGDGEQTRSFCFVTDLIEGIYRLLLSDLNDPVNLGNPHELTIRGFAEAVKEATGSRVSVTNRPLPEDDPKIRQPDISTAKAKLGWEPQVELSDGLAETVQWFRNEGY
- a CDS encoding MraY family glycosyltransferase, with the translated sequence MIPVFGALVGGLVGALLATPVARRVAIATDFLAYPSGRGVHERATPLLGGVAVVAGFLAGGLAGWALLGDPPGSRFLGFVVGALLVSTMGVVDDRVNLSWFPKLLGQVVAAVIFLASGGPGDAFFATPIWIVLSLIWIVGLTNAMNFLDNMDGVSPGITAVAALAFVFLGMSMGRPWIAIGAAALCGASIGFVRYNFSPASIFLGDGGSLFLGYALGCSGWIIAWGAETPAALLVPVLVLSYPVFDITLVSVTRYARGQSLTQGGRDHSSHRLCRILAGPRATALTIYGVCLLSCAVAVLLDALAFDPATVTLSAAVLFSYIGFGLFLCRRAPVPESASGEAPPATP
- a CDS encoding HAMP domain-containing sensor histidine kinase, coding for MTRPRFLPASAVLTRNLPFLGMLALALGSLFFTSRIAGRLEQQTILFTDVFARFAASATLTASEDRDVRGIFVELMEQVDFPIVVTDRRGVPWAWKGTEVPSDAVPFGVFATTDPSNPPSGPVSTLLGLAWKMDTEHTPIPMVHSETGQVSGHIHYGNSPLVAQLRLMPIIQIGIGAFLLIFAYLGLRSIRWSEKRSIWVGMARETAHQLGTPISSLMGWVDLLEAEKERPVDDSTLMEMRRDISRLTKIAERFERIGSSPKLEPHEVDPIVSQVVDYLGRRVPTRSRRMEIVKDLGEVGNVATDPELLSWTVENLVKNSLDSLARGEGDGRVTVRTERTAAGVRILVEDNGPGVPESIQRRVFDAGFTTRRKGWGLGLALARRIVEEYHGGKLRLLHSKGGVSTVFSVELPAGGHSA
- a CDS encoding hydroxymethylbilane synthase; its protein translation is MSEKRVIRVGCRGTEFCRAQTAIVLGRLAEEAGVQFEFSDFPGANGEDHPIQDALAAGMIDMHIRGARELPIRPVDGVELAACTTRVDPFDVLVSRDGDLLEDLQDATVVGVESARVAVQLGRFLGNLEIRQVEGTVDRLMQQLEAGEVSAFVVAAEDVETLRWEGMVAEVFTPEIILPAAGQGSFAVLVREGDAKTREVAALLDDETTRNIVLAERAFLRELDVRMSDPVAVHGEQGEDGLVLRGLLADTVSGAVMRDELEGELTEAEGLGIRLAKLFVGEGARDYLASYR
- a CDS encoding GDP-mannose 4,6-dehydratase; translation: MRVLVTGGAGFIGSHLVDLLVARGDQVVVLDDLSTGRLENLSQHEETGAVRTVVDTVLSADVLDELIRDSDLVVHLAAAVGVKYVIEHPLQSMRVNIRGTENVLESADRHETRVILFSTSEIYGKAAVVPFKEDSDRVLGSTTVQRWSYSTAKAVDEILALAYHRERDLPVQIVRCFNTCGPRQRGRYGMVVPRFVRAALAGDPISVHGDGQQSRCFGSVFDVVEGVVSLIDCDRAWGQIFNLGNDEEVTILQLAERVKKLTDSDSPIELIPYDQAFSAGFEDMRRRVPSLVKIGEYIGYRPTRSLDDILLGVIESFRGAESVAVL